One part of the Arthrobacter tumbae genome encodes these proteins:
- a CDS encoding error-prone DNA polymerase: MGFNNPPIPWSEFERTLSDRRRPGSPPLGADGGDSPAWSLKRHPYSPPEEPVSMPDGPVVPYAELHVHSNFSFLDGAASPEQLVEEAHRLRLHGLALTDHDGLYGVVHLAEAAEKHPGLSTVYGTELSLELSKPQNGEPDPEGRHVLVLARGAEGYHRLAAAITEAQLKPEAEKGKPLYNLAELADRAGNNWMILTGCRKGAVRHALLNGSLQDAEEETRRLMDLFGPGNVAVELYDHGNPLDSTHNDALWDIATRLKLPVVATNNVHYAVPEQHRLATAVAAVRARRSLDDLNGWLPASGSAHLRSGAEMAARFAAYPGAVERTVELADELAFRLSSVKPGLPKLNLPEGHTQMSWLKKLVWEGADKFYAGRDDVRERIEKELRVIEEKDFPGYFLIVHDLVAFARNRGILCQGRGSAANSAICYLLEITAVDSILYDLPFERFLSSLRDEEPDIDVDFDSDRREEVIQYVYNKYGRFNAAQVANVITYRPKFAVRDMAKALGHSPGQQDAWSKQVERWGALVSSADHDIPEPVVELAQGVLKFPRHLGIHSGGMVLTDRPIGEVCPIEHGRMDGRTVLQWDKDDCAWMGLVKFDLLGLGIMAAMQYNFDLVKKHFGEEWTLHTMPREEQGVYDQLCFADSIGVFQVESRAQMGMLPRLQPRRFYDLVIEVALVRPGPIQGGAVHPYIKRKLGEEEESYLHPKLVPVLKRTLGVPLFQEQLMQMAMVVGNCSGADADQLRRAMGSKRGLERIDTLKEKLYAGMKSNGITGETADSVYRKIQAFANFGFAESHSISFALLVYASAWLRLHYPGAFLASLLRAQPMGFYSPQTLVADARRHGVTVLRPDILLSGTHADLELGAAGTGTTGSDECLAFHQPPVGKFDRSIPFDSTAHRRDGNHAVRLGLDSVQSIGKKLAQAIVEEREANGPFETMGDLARRTELNSQQLEALAAAGAFDSMGLTQREALWHAGPASTEREGQIKGTTVYIQPPLFPDLTDVDRVAADLWSTGITPDDHPVRHVRPTLRRRGALTAADLLSAESGRRVEVGGVVTHRQRPATASGITFMNLEDETGLVNVICSVGVWQRYRRIAREASSVLVRGVLERSNEGVVNLVADKFEILRLKAATKSRDFR; this comes from the coding sequence ATGGGTTTCAATAACCCCCCGATTCCCTGGTCGGAGTTTGAGCGGACCCTCTCCGACCGGCGCCGTCCCGGTTCCCCTCCCCTGGGTGCTGACGGCGGGGACAGCCCGGCCTGGTCGCTGAAACGGCATCCGTATTCCCCGCCGGAAGAACCGGTGAGCATGCCTGATGGTCCGGTGGTGCCGTACGCGGAACTTCACGTGCATTCGAATTTCAGCTTCCTTGATGGTGCCGCCAGTCCCGAGCAGCTTGTCGAGGAAGCACACCGTCTCCGTCTCCATGGGCTGGCCCTGACCGATCACGACGGCCTCTACGGTGTTGTCCACCTGGCAGAAGCAGCGGAGAAACACCCCGGGCTCTCCACCGTCTACGGCACCGAGCTATCCCTGGAACTGAGCAAACCCCAAAACGGTGAGCCAGACCCGGAGGGCCGTCATGTGCTCGTCCTCGCCCGCGGCGCCGAGGGCTACCATCGGCTGGCCGCGGCAATCACCGAAGCCCAACTGAAACCGGAAGCCGAGAAAGGCAAGCCCCTGTACAACCTTGCCGAGCTAGCAGACAGGGCAGGGAACAACTGGATGATCCTGACCGGGTGCCGTAAAGGAGCCGTCCGCCATGCGCTACTCAACGGCAGCCTTCAGGACGCGGAAGAGGAAACCCGGCGTTTGATGGACCTTTTCGGTCCGGGCAACGTCGCCGTCGAACTCTACGACCACGGCAATCCACTGGACAGTACGCACAATGATGCCCTCTGGGACATCGCCACGCGGCTGAAGCTGCCCGTCGTTGCCACCAACAATGTGCACTACGCCGTGCCTGAGCAGCACAGGCTCGCCACCGCGGTGGCCGCCGTCCGCGCACGCAGGTCACTGGATGACCTGAACGGGTGGCTGCCAGCATCGGGTTCTGCCCACCTGCGCAGCGGCGCGGAAATGGCAGCCCGCTTTGCCGCCTATCCGGGCGCGGTGGAACGGACGGTGGAACTGGCCGATGAGCTGGCATTCCGGCTCAGCAGCGTCAAGCCCGGCCTGCCCAAACTGAACCTGCCGGAGGGCCACACACAAATGAGCTGGCTGAAAAAGCTGGTCTGGGAAGGCGCCGACAAGTTTTACGCCGGCCGGGATGATGTCCGTGAGCGCATTGAGAAGGAGCTGCGTGTAATCGAGGAGAAAGACTTCCCGGGCTATTTCCTGATCGTCCATGACCTGGTCGCATTTGCGCGCAACCGGGGAATCCTCTGCCAGGGCCGCGGATCGGCGGCAAATTCAGCCATCTGCTACCTGTTGGAAATCACCGCCGTCGATTCCATCCTGTATGACCTCCCCTTTGAACGCTTCCTCTCCAGCCTGCGGGATGAGGAACCGGATATTGACGTCGATTTCGATTCAGACCGCCGCGAGGAGGTCATCCAGTACGTGTACAACAAGTACGGCCGGTTCAATGCCGCGCAGGTTGCCAACGTCATCACCTACCGGCCCAAGTTCGCGGTCCGCGACATGGCCAAAGCGCTGGGGCACAGTCCCGGGCAGCAGGATGCCTGGTCAAAGCAGGTGGAGCGCTGGGGTGCACTTGTCTCCAGCGCTGATCACGACATCCCCGAGCCGGTAGTGGAACTGGCACAGGGAGTGCTGAAGTTTCCTCGCCATCTCGGGATTCACTCGGGCGGCATGGTGCTCACCGACCGCCCGATCGGGGAAGTGTGCCCGATCGAGCACGGACGGATGGACGGGCGCACAGTCCTGCAGTGGGACAAGGACGACTGCGCCTGGATGGGTCTGGTCAAGTTCGACCTGCTGGGGCTCGGCATCATGGCGGCCATGCAGTACAACTTCGATCTCGTCAAGAAGCACTTCGGCGAGGAATGGACGCTGCACACCATGCCCCGGGAAGAGCAGGGCGTCTACGACCAACTGTGCTTCGCCGATTCAATTGGAGTGTTCCAGGTGGAAAGCCGCGCCCAGATGGGAATGCTGCCGCGCCTGCAGCCCCGCCGGTTCTATGACCTGGTTATCGAGGTTGCGCTGGTACGTCCCGGCCCCATCCAGGGCGGAGCGGTGCACCCTTACATCAAGCGGAAACTGGGGGAGGAAGAAGAAAGCTACCTCCACCCCAAGCTGGTACCGGTTCTCAAGCGCACGCTCGGAGTACCGCTCTTCCAGGAGCAACTCATGCAGATGGCCATGGTGGTGGGCAACTGTTCAGGCGCCGACGCCGATCAGTTGCGCCGCGCAATGGGGTCCAAACGCGGGCTTGAGCGGATCGACACTCTCAAGGAGAAGCTGTATGCAGGCATGAAGTCCAATGGGATCACCGGGGAAACCGCCGACTCCGTCTACCGGAAGATCCAGGCGTTCGCCAATTTCGGGTTCGCTGAGAGCCACTCAATCAGCTTCGCCCTGCTGGTCTACGCCAGTGCCTGGCTCCGGCTTCACTATCCCGGGGCGTTCCTGGCCTCACTCCTCCGCGCACAGCCGATGGGCTTCTACTCGCCCCAGACACTGGTGGCAGATGCCCGGCGGCACGGTGTCACGGTCCTGCGCCCGGACATCCTGCTCTCGGGAACCCATGCGGACCTTGAGCTCGGCGCCGCCGGTACCGGCACCACCGGCTCGGACGAGTGCCTGGCGTTCCACCAGCCACCAGTGGGGAAATTCGACCGCTCCATTCCCTTTGACTCAACTGCCCACCGCCGGGACGGCAACCATGCGGTCCGGCTGGGGCTGGACAGTGTGCAGTCGATCGGCAAGAAACTGGCCCAGGCCATCGTCGAGGAGCGCGAGGCCAACGGCCCGTTCGAAACCATGGGTGACCTGGCGCGCCGGACCGAACTGAACTCACAGCAGCTTGAAGCGCTGGCAGCGGCTGGGGCTTTTGACTCAATGGGACTCACCCAGCGGGAAGCGCTCTGGCATGCCGGACCGGCTTCCACGGAACGCGAGGGCCAGATCAAGGGAACAACTGTGTATATCCAGCCGCCCCTGTTTCCGGATCTCACCGACGTCGACCGCGTGGCAGCCGATCTGTGGTCCACTGGCATCACTCCAGATGACCATCCGGTCCGCCACGTCCGCCCAACATTACGACGCCGGGGCGCATTGACCGCCGCGGACCTCCTTTCCGCCGAGTCCGGTCGGCGCGTTGAAGTCGGTGGAGTGGTCACCCACCGGCAGCGCCCTGCTACGGCCAGCGGCATCACCTTCATGAACCTTGAGGACGAGACGGGGCTGGTGAACGTCATCTGCTCGGTAGGGGTCTGGCAGCGGTACCGGCGGATAGCGCGGGAAGCCAGCAGTGTCCTGGTGCGTGGGGTGCTGGAGCGGTCCAACGAGGGGGTGGTGAACCTGGTGGCAGATAAGTTCGAGATCCTCCGCCTCAAAGCTGCCACCAAGTCACGCGACTTCCGCTGA
- a CDS encoding DNA polymerase Y family protein — protein sequence MKFSRSNQAAPASPTTTRTMALWCPDWPITAALREYLLPAEHPVALMERGEVFACSPSAREQGVKRGLRLREAQARCTTLTVLPYEPALDARNFEPVIAAIEKIMPGVQLVRPGLCVLHAKGPARYYGSEERAAAVLLKTLATIGLTAARVGVADSPFAAEHAARATEFLEDPGTDPAWILPPGESASFLGSFPLEVLEEPALAVVLRRLGIRTLGDFAALARADVRNRFGVEGALAHLKASGFDHHSVVERKPPAELDAVVHCEPPLARIDELTFTLRLSAEEFVDRLRESGLVCTVLVVRLRSESGEESVRLWRHPRWFDADDVLDRVRWQLQGSGNVEHGLSSGISKVQLQPETVEDLSDHADGLWGTGPDESIHHGLARVQSMLGHGAVLTAMVAGGRMLTDRRVFIPWGDPPSEAAAKSRGLPWPGQLPGPAPATVFDEPRPVQVLDGAGSTVDVDRRGLLTAVPAVLVAAPPRQAAISSWAGPWPIVERWWDSNGRTLNRFQVVDESGTAWLLLLEDHRWWAEASYD from the coding sequence ATGAAATTTTCCCGTTCCAACCAGGCTGCGCCGGCATCCCCCACCACTACCCGCACCATGGCTCTCTGGTGCCCGGACTGGCCCATTACTGCAGCACTCAGGGAATACCTCCTGCCGGCGGAACACCCCGTGGCATTGATGGAAAGGGGCGAGGTTTTCGCCTGCTCCCCCTCAGCCCGTGAACAGGGAGTCAAACGCGGCCTTCGCCTGAGGGAAGCCCAGGCCCGGTGCACCACCCTTACTGTTCTTCCCTATGAACCGGCGCTGGATGCGAGGAACTTCGAACCCGTCATAGCCGCAATAGAGAAAATCATGCCCGGGGTGCAGCTTGTTCGCCCAGGGCTATGTGTGCTTCACGCCAAAGGTCCCGCCAGGTATTACGGCAGCGAAGAACGCGCTGCGGCTGTCCTGCTCAAGACCCTCGCCACGATCGGCCTCACGGCCGCCCGGGTGGGAGTTGCAGACAGCCCCTTTGCTGCTGAACATGCTGCCCGTGCAACAGAGTTCCTGGAGGATCCGGGGACCGATCCCGCATGGATCCTTCCACCCGGTGAATCGGCCTCTTTCCTCGGCAGCTTCCCCCTGGAAGTTCTGGAGGAACCAGCGCTCGCGGTGGTGCTGCGCCGGCTTGGAATCCGTACGCTTGGCGATTTCGCCGCCCTTGCCCGTGCTGACGTGCGCAACCGGTTCGGCGTGGAAGGCGCGCTGGCCCATCTCAAGGCAAGTGGATTTGACCACCACAGCGTGGTGGAGAGAAAACCGCCGGCGGAACTCGACGCCGTCGTGCACTGTGAACCGCCGCTGGCACGCATCGACGAGCTGACGTTCACCCTGCGCCTGTCCGCGGAGGAATTCGTGGACCGGCTGCGGGAATCAGGGCTGGTGTGCACGGTTCTGGTGGTACGGCTGCGGTCGGAGTCCGGTGAGGAATCGGTTCGGCTCTGGCGGCATCCCCGCTGGTTCGACGCCGATGACGTGCTTGACCGCGTCCGCTGGCAACTGCAGGGCAGCGGGAATGTTGAGCATGGGTTGAGCTCCGGAATCAGCAAGGTCCAGCTTCAGCCGGAGACGGTGGAGGATCTCAGCGACCACGCGGACGGGCTGTGGGGAACGGGGCCGGATGAAAGCATTCACCACGGCCTTGCCCGGGTGCAAAGCATGCTGGGGCATGGTGCGGTACTGACGGCCATGGTGGCCGGAGGAAGGATGCTTACCGACCGCCGGGTGTTCATTCCCTGGGGAGATCCGCCGTCTGAAGCTGCTGCCAAAAGCCGGGGTCTCCCGTGGCCTGGCCAGCTCCCCGGCCCTGCTCCAGCCACCGTCTTCGACGAGCCGCGTCCCGTCCAGGTGCTGGACGGCGCAGGTAGCACCGTAGACGTTGACCGGCGCGGACTGCTCACAGCCGTTCCTGCCGTGCTTGTCGCGGCACCTCCGAGGCAAGCCGCCATTTCCTCCTGGGCGGGGCCGTGGCCCATTGTTGAGCGCTGGTGGGATTCGAACGGGCGCACCCTCAACCGGTTCCAGGTGGTGGATGAATCAGGAACGGCCTGGCTGCTGCTTCTTGAGGATCACCGCTGGTGGGCGGAGGCCAGCTATGACTAG
- a CDS encoding SOS response-associated peptidase gives MCGRFVVAGSNKDLVDLFDVDTVGDDLPEPSWNISPTDPVRVVLESLKNEQVTRRMEAARWWLTPSFSKELKTKAPTFNARSETVGSKPTFKPSLESRRALIPASGYYEWRTEGKTKIPFYIHLPGEPVVFAGLYAWWRNRELPDDHPNRWVLSSTILTREAVGPVVEIHDRTPVTLPREFWNEWLDPTTKGTQELADEAVAAATPVAEQLQFHEVAPVRDDSPLLIKPLNPA, from the coding sequence ATGTGCGGACGCTTTGTGGTGGCAGGCTCGAACAAGGATCTGGTGGACCTTTTCGACGTTGACACGGTGGGCGATGACCTTCCAGAACCGTCGTGGAACATCAGCCCTACCGACCCCGTTCGGGTAGTCCTCGAATCGCTCAAAAACGAGCAAGTCACCCGGCGTATGGAGGCCGCGCGATGGTGGTTGACGCCGTCGTTCTCAAAGGAACTGAAAACCAAGGCGCCCACCTTCAACGCCAGGTCGGAAACGGTGGGCAGCAAACCCACCTTCAAGCCGTCCCTCGAGAGCCGCCGTGCCCTCATTCCGGCCAGCGGCTACTACGAGTGGCGAACCGAAGGAAAAACCAAGATCCCGTTCTACATCCACCTGCCGGGAGAGCCAGTGGTGTTCGCGGGACTGTACGCATGGTGGCGTAACCGGGAGCTGCCGGATGACCACCCCAACCGATGGGTTCTCTCCTCCACCATCCTGACCCGTGAAGCAGTGGGGCCAGTGGTTGAAATCCACGACCGCACGCCGGTGACGCTTCCCCGCGAATTCTGGAACGAGTGGTTGGATCCCACCACCAAGGGAACGCAGGAGCTTGCTGATGAAGCGGTAGCCGCCGCCACTCCCGTTGCCGAACAGCTGCAGTTCCACGAGGTGGCGCCGGTGCGGGATGACAGTCCCCTGCTGATCAAGCCGCTGAACCCGGCGTAG
- a CDS encoding DUF5997 family protein, whose translation MTPAKSPQTMKPATAAKKLGIFLPATPQEFQDNDISRGDFNQLQENPPEWLAELRRTGPHPRPVVAHKLGVSISGLSRGGITDPLTTAEITALLQSPPEWLVAERSTMARVRDEEKRAKEARRAKS comes from the coding sequence ATGACCCCAGCGAAGTCCCCGCAGACCATGAAACCGGCTACAGCCGCGAAGAAACTTGGCATCTTCCTGCCCGCAACACCACAGGAGTTCCAGGACAACGACATCTCCCGTGGAGACTTCAACCAGCTCCAGGAGAACCCGCCCGAGTGGCTTGCCGAGCTGCGCCGCACCGGCCCCCACCCGCGTCCCGTAGTGGCGCACAAGCTGGGTGTCTCGATCAGCGGCCTCTCCCGCGGTGGAATCACAGACCCGCTGACGACGGCGGAAATCACCGCGCTGCTCCAGTCACCGCCCGAGTGGCTGGTGGCGGAGCGCTCAACCATGGCGCGGGTGCGCGATGAGGAGAAGCGGGCCAAGGAAGCGCGACGCGCGAAGAGCTAG
- a CDS encoding LysR family transcriptional regulator substrate-binding protein — protein sequence MPEPQSSTLHVGFVSGVTPGKWVGRWRERNPHLPIEATEYDDGALASALRGGSVDLAFVRLPVDREALSVIPLYEELAVVVVSKENELSLLDEVPLAELGDENVLDVQECGGARMAIEIAASGAGVVMLPMSVARHYNRRDVEGRVVPDAPSTTIAVAWIAENTTDDIEEFIGIVRGRTARSSRQPSAQKEAPKQKETRSEPKKAAKPAKGGSAPGRTRNKPTAKGAPNARGRGRRR from the coding sequence GTGCCCGAGCCCCAATCTTCCACGCTGCATGTCGGCTTTGTTTCCGGGGTAACGCCCGGAAAGTGGGTGGGACGCTGGCGCGAGCGAAATCCCCATCTTCCGATCGAAGCAACAGAGTACGACGACGGCGCGCTGGCTTCGGCGCTTCGGGGCGGCTCAGTGGACCTTGCGTTTGTCCGCCTGCCCGTGGACAGGGAAGCGCTCAGCGTCATTCCGCTCTACGAGGAGCTCGCAGTCGTGGTGGTCTCGAAGGAGAACGAGCTCTCCCTGCTTGATGAGGTCCCACTCGCCGAACTGGGCGACGAAAATGTCCTCGACGTGCAGGAATGCGGCGGTGCGCGGATGGCCATCGAAATCGCTGCGTCGGGAGCCGGCGTGGTGATGCTGCCCATGTCCGTTGCGCGGCACTACAACCGGCGCGATGTCGAGGGTCGGGTTGTACCGGACGCACCTTCCACCACGATCGCCGTCGCCTGGATTGCCGAGAACACCACGGATGACATCGAGGAATTCATCGGCATCGTGCGGGGGAGGACAGCGCGCAGCTCACGGCAGCCGTCGGCCCAGAAGGAAGCACCCAAGCAGAAGGAAACCCGTAGCGAGCCGAAGAAGGCAGCGAAGCCTGCCAAGGGCGGGTCTGCGCCCGGCAGGACCAGGAACAAGCCGACCGCTAAAGGTGCGCCGAACGCTCGCGGCCGCGGCCGCCGTCGTTAG
- a CDS encoding GH1 family beta-glucosidase produces MSEFGLPAGFVFGTSTAAAQIEGSVNEGGRGPSIWDEYASQHSNILDASSPAIACDHYNRYEEDFDLLRQLGGKAYRMSIAWPRIQPTGRGPAHPEGLAFYHRLLDALLERGIEPWVTLYHWDLPLALQDAGGWQNRDTIDAFADYTRILRDEFGGKVAAWMTVNEPVVHTGVGHAIGRAAPGLMLLGSAFSVAHHLLLAHGRAVRVLRETLDTPIGVVNNHSPVEPASDSEKERNLALLYDHYHNGQFASPLLTGEYPADLAEIEGMSFGVIQDGDMEIISTPLDFYGINYYFPTKVGAAPPLFPVPFMQREYSDVPKTDFDWPVIPSGLTTILKQLKEQYPNIPPIYITENGCAYDDGPGGDVEDTRRIEFLEKHLAAIGDAIAGGVDVRGYFHWTLVDNWEWQEGYTKKFGLIRMEPATLDRVPRASFHRYAEIIAQHGEATVSAETATTPLAAEAS; encoded by the coding sequence ATGAGCGAGTTCGGATTGCCGGCGGGGTTCGTCTTCGGGACCTCGACGGCGGCAGCGCAGATCGAGGGTTCAGTCAATGAGGGCGGGCGCGGACCGAGCATCTGGGACGAATACGCCAGCCAGCACAGCAACATCCTCGATGCCTCGAGCCCTGCCATCGCGTGCGACCACTACAACCGGTATGAGGAAGACTTCGACCTCCTCAGGCAGTTGGGCGGCAAGGCCTACCGGATGTCCATCGCCTGGCCACGCATCCAACCCACCGGCCGTGGGCCCGCTCATCCGGAAGGGCTGGCTTTCTATCATCGGCTCCTCGATGCCCTGTTGGAACGCGGGATAGAACCATGGGTCACGCTCTATCACTGGGACCTTCCGTTGGCGCTTCAGGACGCCGGCGGCTGGCAGAACCGGGACACGATCGATGCTTTCGCCGACTACACGCGCATTCTCCGCGACGAGTTTGGGGGCAAAGTTGCCGCCTGGATGACGGTCAATGAACCGGTGGTGCATACCGGCGTCGGGCATGCGATCGGGCGGGCGGCACCCGGGCTCATGCTGCTGGGCAGCGCGTTCTCCGTTGCGCATCACCTGCTGCTTGCGCATGGGCGCGCCGTCCGGGTGTTGCGCGAGACACTGGACACCCCTATCGGCGTCGTCAATAACCACTCTCCCGTGGAGCCGGCGAGCGACTCGGAGAAGGAGCGCAACCTCGCCCTTCTCTACGATCACTACCACAACGGCCAATTCGCGTCGCCGTTGCTCACCGGTGAGTATCCGGCTGATCTAGCGGAGATCGAGGGCATGTCTTTCGGGGTCATTCAGGACGGGGACATGGAAATCATCTCCACTCCCCTGGATTTCTACGGAATCAACTACTACTTCCCAACAAAGGTCGGCGCCGCTCCGCCGTTGTTTCCGGTCCCGTTCATGCAGCGTGAGTATTCGGACGTACCGAAAACCGACTTCGACTGGCCGGTCATTCCCAGCGGGCTGACCACCATCCTCAAACAGCTCAAGGAGCAGTACCCCAACATTCCGCCGATCTACATCACCGAAAACGGCTGCGCCTACGACGATGGTCCCGGTGGAGATGTGGAAGACACCCGCCGGATCGAATTTCTGGAGAAACACCTGGCAGCGATCGGTGATGCAATTGCCGGCGGCGTCGACGTGCGCGGCTACTTCCACTGGACACTCGTGGACAACTGGGAGTGGCAGGAGGGCTACACCAAGAAGTTCGGCCTGATCCGCATGGAGCCGGCCACGTTGGACCGGGTTCCACGGGCTTCCTTCCACCGGTACGCCGAAATTATCGCGCAGCACGGTGAAGCCACGGTGAGCGCTGAAACCGCTACCACGCCGCTGGCCGCCGAAGCGTCCTGA
- a CDS encoding CPBP family intramembrane glutamic endopeptidase produces MARSFPPPAGQRTTLRLANPTQLAPEGLLAPRWGAGLALTGLVLVVLVPLLGTLALVEVLPFGPPLILASLLLTWTAMFGVTFYASRRHGFRSLARDFGLRFRWIDLAVGLGVGIAARIVLAVILAILTLLWPLQDDEVIQGNAELFLTGDTVWLLINGVLGGVLIAPFLEELFNRGLVLRGIQNALWLRRTGNRRDAVTPAVQRRSLMTSTVIALLVSSLAFGLLHTGAVPDLRSSVYLLLSTFTVGLMCGVLTVITGRLGAAIVTHIVFNGTGVGLLLLVPPELLP; encoded by the coding sequence ATGGCCCGATCCTTTCCCCCGCCCGCAGGGCAGCGAACAACGCTTCGCCTGGCCAACCCCACCCAGCTGGCTCCGGAAGGGCTCCTCGCGCCGCGGTGGGGTGCCGGACTGGCGCTGACCGGGTTGGTGCTTGTGGTGCTGGTGCCGCTGCTGGGAACCCTTGCGCTGGTTGAGGTGCTTCCTTTCGGGCCACCACTGATTCTCGCGTCCCTGCTGCTGACCTGGACGGCGATGTTCGGAGTGACCTTCTACGCTTCGCGGCGCCACGGATTCCGTTCCCTTGCCCGCGACTTCGGTCTGCGGTTCCGGTGGATCGACCTCGCCGTGGGACTGGGAGTGGGGATCGCCGCGCGCATTGTGCTGGCCGTGATCCTGGCGATCCTCACCCTGCTCTGGCCGCTGCAGGACGACGAAGTGATTCAGGGCAACGCGGAACTTTTCCTCACTGGCGATACCGTCTGGCTGCTCATCAACGGCGTCCTCGGCGGTGTTCTGATTGCGCCCTTCCTGGAGGAGCTGTTCAATCGCGGCCTGGTGCTGCGCGGGATCCAGAACGCACTGTGGCTTCGACGCACGGGCAACCGGCGCGATGCCGTCACACCCGCGGTGCAGCGGCGGTCTCTGATGACGTCCACCGTTATTGCCCTCCTGGTGAGTTCCCTGGCCTTCGGTCTGCTGCATACCGGGGCCGTGCCGGACCTCCGATCCTCCGTCTATCTGCTTCTCAGTACGTTCACGGTGGGGTTGATGTGCGGCGTACTGACCGTGATCACCGGACGCCTGGGCGCTGCCATAGTGACCCACATTGTGTTCAACGGCACCGGCGTGGGTTTGCTGCTGCTGGTTCCGCCGGAGCTGCTTCCCTGA
- a CDS encoding DUF4262 domain-containing protein encodes MTDLIFHPHCSSLEFTNLRRNDFNRERIEAQLAREDVLVRFSQAHGEVPCAYTVGLTGQGLPELILYGQSPGHVHHAWSLIEPALHLLTQTGVRVFHGQFDGQTVEVRQASLRRLRDAFQLYGQEGFSALQVYWTVGSDNHLPQQWEIRFLAAQPFLGGGSLGDLLGGKGST; translated from the coding sequence ATGACCGACCTCATCTTCCACCCGCACTGCTCGTCACTGGAGTTCACAAACCTTCGGCGGAACGATTTCAACCGCGAACGCATTGAGGCGCAGCTGGCGCGGGAAGACGTCCTGGTTCGCTTCAGCCAGGCCCACGGTGAAGTGCCTTGCGCCTACACCGTGGGCCTTACCGGGCAAGGGCTCCCGGAACTCATCCTGTATGGCCAGAGTCCGGGTCACGTGCATCATGCGTGGTCGTTGATCGAACCTGCCCTTCATCTACTCACGCAGACAGGGGTGAGGGTCTTCCACGGCCAGTTCGATGGGCAGACTGTCGAAGTGCGCCAGGCGTCCCTGCGGAGGCTGCGGGACGCGTTCCAGCTGTACGGACAGGAGGGGTTCAGTGCGCTGCAGGTCTACTGGACGGTCGGTTCGGACAACCATCTCCCTCAGCAGTGGGAGATCCGGTTCCTTGCGGCGCAGCCCTTCCTTGGCGGCGGATCGCTCGGTGACCTGCTCGGCGGGAAAGGCAGCACGTAG
- a CDS encoding enoyl-CoA hydratase/isomerase family protein encodes MQFPAYATLLTDIRDTVLTITVNRPDALNALSSRVIEDLEHCFDAVSDVLTNDDGAWPVRGVIITGAGKAFVAGADIREMTAMSPDDAHAYSSRMHRVTLAIEQLPVPVIAAVNGFALGGGCELAMACDVIYAASGASFGQPEVSLGLVPGFGGSVRLPQYVGPGLARELLFTGRRLDAGEAQRAGLVTALFDTVDDLLDGAHSTLALVARQSPAAVALVKRTLIATLGLPTDEGLAIEAEAFRAAFATEDKAEGTRAFLAKEHPSFPGR; translated from the coding sequence ATGCAGTTTCCCGCGTACGCCACGCTCCTGACAGACATCCGCGACACCGTCCTGACCATCACGGTCAACCGGCCGGACGCCCTCAACGCCCTGTCCTCCAGGGTGATCGAGGATCTTGAGCACTGCTTCGATGCAGTGTCGGACGTCCTGACAAACGACGACGGCGCGTGGCCGGTTCGCGGCGTCATCATCACCGGTGCGGGCAAAGCGTTTGTCGCGGGCGCGGACATCCGCGAAATGACGGCAATGTCACCGGACGATGCCCACGCCTACAGCTCCCGCATGCACCGGGTTACGCTCGCGATCGAGCAGCTGCCGGTCCCGGTCATCGCTGCCGTCAATGGGTTCGCCCTGGGTGGTGGCTGCGAACTGGCGATGGCCTGCGACGTCATCTACGCGGCGTCGGGCGCGTCCTTCGGGCAGCCGGAAGTCAGTCTGGGCCTGGTTCCGGGATTCGGGGGTTCCGTGCGGCTGCCGCAGTACGTTGGGCCGGGCCTGGCTCGTGAGCTTCTCTTCACCGGGCGCCGTCTGGATGCCGGGGAAGCGCAGCGGGCAGGTCTCGTCACAGCCCTTTTCGATACCGTCGATGATCTGCTTGACGGTGCGCACAGCACCCTGGCGCTGGTGGCGCGCCAGTCTCCTGCCGCCGTCGCGCTCGTCAAGCGGACGCTTATCGCGACCCTCGGCTTGCCCACTGATGAAGGCCTTGCCATCGAGGCGGAGGCATTCCGCGCCGCCTTCGCAACCGAAGACAAGGCTGAGGGAACCCGTGCGTTCCTCGCCAAAGAGCATCCCAGCTTCCCCGGACGCTGA